From a region of the Thermomicrobium roseum DSM 5159 genome:
- a CDS encoding ribonuclease Z, which produces MVDVCLLGTGGMMPLPDRWLSALLVRCEGHVVLLDCGEGTQISWRYTGWSFRDLDAIVFTHLHADHVAGLPGILYALAFADRQEPVRIIGPVGTAQVVAALRSIVPTLPFPVETLELSGTSELELPGGLLLRALPVTHRIPCFAYTLHRPRGRRFDPQRAQALGIPMTLWHRLQRGETVEFAGQLLTPDLVLGPPRRGITVAFVTDTRPTPELPGFVAGADLLVCEGMYGDTALLPRAIERGHMLMQEAAELARAASVERLWLTHFSPSLTDPEAWLPAIRAIFPASEIGPVHQTVTLRYRDA; this is translated from the coding sequence ATGGTCGACGTCTGTCTTCTCGGCACCGGTGGGATGATGCCGCTTCCGGATCGTTGGCTGTCCGCTCTCCTTGTCCGGTGCGAAGGGCATGTTGTCCTCCTCGATTGCGGCGAGGGCACGCAGATTTCCTGGCGATACACCGGATGGAGCTTCCGCGATCTCGATGCGATCGTCTTCACGCACCTCCACGCCGATCATGTCGCTGGTCTCCCTGGTATCCTCTACGCTCTTGCCTTCGCCGACCGTCAGGAGCCGGTTCGCATCATCGGCCCTGTCGGTACCGCGCAGGTGGTCGCTGCACTGCGGAGCATCGTACCGACTCTCCCGTTTCCTGTCGAAACACTGGAGCTCTCCGGGACCAGCGAACTCGAACTTCCTGGCGGACTCCTCCTGCGCGCCCTGCCGGTCACACACCGGATCCCTTGCTTCGCATACACGCTGCACCGTCCACGGGGACGCCGGTTCGACCCACAGCGAGCGCAGGCGCTCGGCATCCCGATGACGCTCTGGCACCGCCTGCAGCGTGGAGAAACGGTCGAGTTCGCGGGACAGCTCCTGACCCCTGATCTCGTGCTCGGCCCGCCGCGACGCGGTATCACCGTCGCCTTCGTGACCGATACCCGACCCACCCCAGAGCTTCCCGGGTTCGTCGCTGGAGCGGACCTCCTGGTCTGTGAGGGGATGTACGGCGACACCGCTCTGCTGCCGCGAGCGATCGAACGCGGCCATATGCTGATGCAAGAGGCAGCCGAATTGGCCCGTGCCGCCAGCGTCGAGCGCCTCTGGCTCACTCATTTTAGTCCTTCGCTGACCGATCCCGAAGCCTGGTTACCTGCCATTCGCGCGATTTTCCCCGCGAGCGAGATCGGCCCCGTGCACCAGACTGTGACGCTGCGTTACCGGGACGCGTGA
- a CDS encoding AIR synthase family protein — protein MSDRPLPTGKLPPQLLAEFLGNLSPDPSVLLGPGIGHDAAVIQIDTIRLVFKSDPITFATEAIGWYALNVNANDVACLGARPRWFLATVLLPEGTTAHDAQVILDDLARAAERLGVSVVGGHTEITVGLDRPIVAGTMIGELTTEYVLSPARVRPGDALLLVRGIAIEGTALLARECRQTLERMLDQDLLARCRRFLYEPGISIVPAATLLLERLGEDLRYLHDPTEGGLATGLHEVAVACGTGLVVSEEAILVYPETRAVCTALGLDPLGLIASGALLAVVTPESVEHALDTLAQHDIPATQLGWLDPDPGRRVLIGSTGERPLPVFQVDEVARLFASGGCV, from the coding sequence GTGAGCGACAGGCCTCTACCGACCGGGAAGCTTCCTCCCCAACTCCTGGCTGAATTTCTCGGGAATCTTTCTCCGGATCCGAGCGTCCTGCTCGGTCCTGGTATCGGTCACGATGCCGCGGTCATCCAAATCGATACTATCCGGCTGGTGTTCAAGAGCGACCCGATCACTTTCGCGACCGAGGCGATCGGCTGGTATGCCCTCAACGTCAATGCCAACGATGTCGCCTGCCTCGGTGCTCGCCCGCGCTGGTTTCTCGCGACTGTCCTCCTCCCCGAGGGAACGACAGCTCACGACGCGCAAGTCATCCTCGATGACCTCGCTCGGGCCGCCGAGCGACTCGGCGTCAGCGTGGTCGGTGGTCATACGGAAATCACGGTCGGGCTCGATCGTCCCATCGTCGCCGGCACCATGATCGGAGAACTCACGACCGAGTACGTTCTGTCACCGGCCCGCGTGCGGCCGGGAGATGCGCTTCTCTTAGTGCGCGGCATTGCCATCGAAGGGACTGCTCTCCTCGCACGCGAGTGCCGCCAGACGCTCGAGCGGATGCTCGACCAAGATCTGCTCGCTCGCTGCCGTCGCTTTTTGTACGAGCCGGGCATCAGCATCGTCCCCGCCGCTACCCTCCTGCTCGAGAGACTGGGTGAGGACCTCCGTTACTTGCATGATCCCACGGAAGGTGGGCTCGCCACCGGCCTCCACGAGGTTGCTGTTGCCTGCGGTACTGGCCTCGTCGTCTCGGAGGAGGCGATCCTCGTCTATCCGGAAACCCGCGCCGTGTGCACTGCGCTGGGTTTGGATCCGCTCGGTCTCATCGCTTCTGGAGCGCTCCTCGCTGTCGTCACGCCGGAAAGCGTCGAGCACGCGCTCGACACTTTAGCGCAGCACGATATCCCCGCAACGCAACTCGGCTGGCTCGACCCTGATCCCGGTCGTCGTGTCCTCATCGGGTCGACTGGCGAACGACCGCTCCCCGTCTTTCAGGTCGACGAGGTCGCGCGCCTCTTCGCGAGCGGTGGCTGTGTCTAG
- the rpe gene encoding ribulose-phosphate 3-epimerase, which yields MTTTFGYRLPMLSPSILNADFGHLAAVVRELDEAGADAIHLDIMDGRFVPNISFGLPIVRAVRDATTLPLDVHLMIVEPERYLEAFAQAGASALTVHVETCPHLHRTIQAIHELGLLAGVALNPATPLAAIEEILPFVDLVLIMTVDPGFGGQGLIPAVLGKLRRLRQMVDERGFRCLLSVDGGVKLSNLESVISAGADIVVTGSVLFTAEERPGEILRRLRERATQAYRTRSLR from the coding sequence ATGACGACCACCTTCGGTTATCGGCTTCCGATGCTCTCGCCGTCGATCTTGAACGCCGATTTCGGTCACCTGGCCGCCGTCGTCCGCGAGCTGGATGAGGCTGGCGCTGACGCCATCCACCTCGACATCATGGACGGCCGGTTCGTCCCGAACATCAGCTTCGGCCTCCCGATCGTCCGTGCCGTCCGTGATGCGACGACCTTACCCTTGGATGTCCACTTGATGATCGTCGAACCGGAGCGTTACCTCGAAGCGTTCGCCCAGGCCGGTGCCAGCGCTTTGACCGTCCATGTCGAAACCTGCCCACACCTCCACCGGACCATTCAAGCCATTCACGAACTCGGGCTTCTCGCCGGAGTAGCGCTCAATCCCGCGACCCCGCTCGCTGCGATCGAGGAGATTCTGCCCTTCGTCGATCTCGTACTGATCATGACAGTCGATCCGGGCTTTGGTGGGCAAGGCCTCATTCCCGCGGTACTCGGGAAACTTCGGCGCTTGCGCCAGATGGTCGATGAACGAGGGTTCCGCTGCCTGCTCTCGGTCGACGGCGGCGTCAAACTCTCCAACCTGGAATCGGTCATCTCGGCTGGTGCCGATATCGTCGTGACCGGTTCCGTCCTCTTCACGGCCGAGGAACGGCCCGGCGAAATTCTCCGTCGTCTGCGTGAACGCGCGACGCAAGCCTATCGGACGCGATCCCTCCGGTAA
- the ggt gene encoding gamma-glutamyltransferase: MRKVVTGRPTTRATEGMVATPHYLATLAGLRVLQDGGNAVDAAVAANAVLTVVYPHMCSLGGDAFFLIWEPREQRLVGLNGSGRAPQGISLAALRDRGFREVPAKGPWGVTVPGAVDAWATVLARYGTRDLAALLESALRYAEEGFPVSPLLARAIAAEEEIFRRQEAATRQFLPGGRPPRSGQLLRQPDLAASLRLIAEHGPEAFYRGPIAEAIVAVLRSAGGAMTLDDLAAHRSEWVEPLRSTYRGVEVIELPPNTQGVTALQLLNIVEGFPIGADEWGSPRLLHLMLEAKKLAFADRDRYLGDPAFVDVPVARLLSKAYAAELRSRIDPDRASVPPPPQWDSDTIYLCVVDRDGRAVSLIQSIYQSFGSGLVAAGIVLHNRGACFVLDEESPNALMPGKRPLHTLIPGMMVRDGRPWVVFGTMGGHSQPVIHLQLVNGLVDFGFEPQEAIEVARWVSRREPGEAGETIYLEPELAERAAGELARLGHRVEIVERWSSLMGHAHLIMIGDDGVLSGASDPRAEGYALGW, translated from the coding sequence GTGAGGAAGGTAGTCACCGGGCGACCGACCACTCGAGCGACGGAAGGGATGGTGGCGACGCCGCATTACCTCGCGACGCTCGCTGGTCTGCGGGTCTTGCAAGATGGTGGGAACGCCGTCGATGCAGCCGTGGCCGCGAACGCCGTGTTGACGGTGGTCTATCCGCACATGTGCTCGCTCGGCGGCGATGCCTTTTTCCTCATCTGGGAACCGCGGGAGCAACGGCTGGTTGGCCTGAACGGGAGCGGGCGCGCACCGCAAGGCATCAGTCTTGCGGCGTTACGCGATCGCGGGTTCCGCGAGGTGCCGGCGAAGGGCCCCTGGGGGGTGACGGTTCCCGGAGCAGTCGATGCGTGGGCGACGGTTTTGGCACGCTATGGGACGCGTGATCTCGCAGCGCTCCTGGAGTCAGCTCTTCGCTATGCGGAAGAGGGGTTCCCGGTTAGTCCGTTGCTGGCACGAGCCATCGCGGCTGAGGAGGAGATCTTTCGGCGCCAGGAAGCGGCTACCCGCCAGTTCTTGCCAGGAGGCCGCCCGCCGCGCTCGGGGCAGTTGCTGCGCCAGCCGGATTTGGCAGCGAGCCTTCGCCTGATCGCCGAGCATGGTCCCGAGGCGTTCTACCGCGGACCGATCGCCGAGGCGATCGTCGCCGTCCTCCGGAGCGCTGGTGGAGCGATGACATTGGACGACCTGGCTGCTCATCGTTCCGAGTGGGTGGAGCCCTTGCGCAGCACGTATCGAGGGGTCGAGGTGATCGAACTGCCGCCCAATACGCAGGGGGTGACCGCGCTTCAGCTTCTGAATATCGTCGAGGGTTTCCCGATCGGTGCGGACGAGTGGGGATCCCCTCGACTCTTGCATCTGATGCTCGAGGCGAAGAAGCTCGCCTTTGCGGACCGCGATCGCTATCTGGGCGATCCGGCTTTCGTCGATGTTCCCGTCGCTCGCCTGCTCAGCAAAGCATACGCAGCTGAACTTCGGAGTCGCATCGACCCGGATCGGGCGAGCGTTCCTCCACCGCCGCAGTGGGACTCGGATACGATCTACCTTTGTGTCGTTGATCGCGACGGACGAGCGGTGTCTCTGATTCAGAGCATTTATCAGTCATTCGGGAGCGGGCTGGTCGCTGCTGGCATCGTCCTCCACAACCGTGGCGCGTGTTTCGTGCTGGATGAAGAATCACCGAATGCACTCATGCCGGGCAAGCGGCCGTTGCATACCTTGATTCCCGGGATGATGGTGCGTGACGGACGCCCTTGGGTGGTGTTCGGGACGATGGGTGGCCATAGCCAGCCGGTCATCCACCTGCAACTGGTGAACGGGCTCGTGGACTTCGGCTTCGAACCACAGGAAGCGATCGAGGTTGCGCGCTGGGTTTCGCGCCGCGAGCCGGGGGAAGCAGGGGAGACGATCTATCTGGAACCGGAACTGGCGGAGCGAGCGGCGGGCGAACTGGCTCGGCTGGGACATCGCGTCGAGATAGTCGAACGCTGGTCTTCGTTGATGGGCCATGCCCACCTGATCATGATCGGGGACGATGGGGTGCTCTCCGGAGCTTCCGATCCGCGCGCTGAAGGCTACGCTCTGGGCTGGTGA
- a CDS encoding DUF3090 family protein, translating into MGRRHEYPELTVLEAEAIGQPGQRRFRLIAGVGLDLVSLWMEKEQLQALGLAIEQLFEQLRLAGLVRSRISEQPAARTAPLPPDLPEYVVGKMAIGYDEEHQRIAIFAHDIEQDEDDDPVFAGRASLPAAKALARQIAQVIAAGRPRCPRCGAVIGPEGHVCPHDNGHLPLE; encoded by the coding sequence ATGGGCAGACGGCACGAATACCCAGAGCTAACTGTGCTCGAGGCGGAGGCGATCGGCCAACCGGGCCAACGACGTTTCCGCCTCATCGCCGGTGTCGGCTTGGATCTCGTCTCGCTCTGGATGGAAAAAGAGCAACTCCAAGCCCTCGGTCTCGCCATCGAGCAGCTGTTCGAGCAACTGCGGCTGGCAGGGCTCGTGCGCTCCCGTATCTCCGAGCAACCCGCGGCACGCACGGCGCCGCTTCCCCCCGATCTCCCCGAATATGTCGTTGGGAAAATGGCCATCGGGTACGATGAGGAGCACCAGCGCATCGCGATCTTCGCGCACGATATCGAGCAGGACGAGGATGACGACCCGGTGTTCGCCGGACGCGCGAGCTTACCAGCAGCGAAGGCGCTCGCACGCCAGATCGCCCAAGTCATCGCGGCGGGACGTCCGCGTTGCCCACGCTGCGGCGCCGTTATCGGACCGGAAGGACACGTCTGCCCGCACGACAACGGCCATCTCCCCCTCGAGTGA
- a CDS encoding endo-1,4-beta-xylanase — protein MSGRRPLVFVAIVTMLALVGCRGPAVYPTVTPTRSTLLGSVPTPSHESGAVGTPVLEASQATPRGRAASGFAYGFNVAWRGDEDGAAFNQRTAEMVRQAGFQWVRFQVRWESLEPRPGEWDFRPIDRVLPVYEAAGLSVLASVVGAPEWARAANGGIVADPATFREAMRRLASRYRGRIHAWEIWNEQNLAHELHGPVRVEPYCAVLRAGYEGVKAGDPEALVVFGGLTPTGVNDPTIAVDDVAYLEAFYALDGGSCTRYFDVLGAHANATLNPPDTLWPERPGPGPGWRDHPSFYFRRVEQLRAVMERHGDRRPVWITEFGWTTNNPAPGYEYGQYVSEEQQAEYLVRAFEIARTRWPWVTGMFVWNLNFSTIVGPEDEKGPWSVLNPDWSPRPAYRALSAMPKQP, from the coding sequence GTGAGCGGGCGAAGGCCTCTCGTGTTCGTCGCAATCGTCACGATGCTCGCACTGGTAGGTTGCCGAGGTCCGGCCGTTTATCCGACGGTGACGCCGACTCGGTCGACGTTGCTCGGCTCCGTACCGACCCCATCGCATGAGAGCGGCGCGGTCGGTACGCCGGTACTCGAGGCGAGCCAAGCGACGCCGAGAGGCAGAGCAGCGAGCGGATTCGCGTATGGCTTCAATGTCGCCTGGCGTGGAGACGAAGATGGAGCTGCCTTCAACCAGCGTACCGCCGAGATGGTGCGCCAGGCCGGGTTTCAGTGGGTGCGTTTTCAGGTGCGCTGGGAGTCACTCGAGCCGCGGCCCGGAGAGTGGGATTTCCGGCCGATCGACCGCGTTCTGCCGGTGTACGAAGCAGCCGGCTTGTCGGTCCTGGCGTCAGTCGTCGGCGCACCCGAGTGGGCGCGTGCAGCGAATGGGGGAATCGTCGCGGATCCAGCGACCTTTCGCGAGGCGATGCGGCGATTGGCCTCACGGTACCGCGGCCGCATCCACGCATGGGAGATTTGGAACGAGCAGAACTTGGCTCATGAGCTCCATGGTCCCGTTCGGGTGGAACCGTACTGTGCAGTGCTCCGCGCCGGGTATGAGGGGGTAAAGGCTGGAGATCCGGAAGCTCTGGTCGTCTTCGGTGGGCTCACCCCGACTGGTGTCAACGACCCCACTATCGCCGTGGACGACGTCGCCTATCTCGAGGCGTTCTATGCACTGGATGGTGGATCCTGTACTCGGTACTTCGACGTACTCGGAGCGCATGCCAACGCGACGCTCAATCCGCCCGATACGCTGTGGCCAGAGCGTCCCGGACCGGGCCCAGGCTGGCGCGATCACCCGAGCTTTTATTTTCGTCGTGTCGAGCAACTGCGGGCCGTGATGGAACGGCACGGTGATCGGCGACCGGTTTGGATCACTGAGTTCGGCTGGACGACGAACAATCCGGCCCCTGGTTACGAGTACGGTCAGTACGTCAGCGAGGAGCAGCAAGCCGAGTATCTCGTCCGAGCCTTCGAGATCGCCCGCACGCGGTGGCCATGGGTTACTGGTATGTTCGTGTGGAACCTCAACTTCTCGACCATCGTCGGGCCAGAAGATGAGAAAGGACCATGGTCAGTGCTCAACCCTGACTGGTCTCCGCGTCCGGCGTATCGAGCGCTCAGCGCGATGCCCAAGCAACCCTAG
- a CDS encoding FhaA domain-containing protein, with translation MLSKLQQFEDFVERLMEGTVGRIFRTTIQPAEIARWLERAMESQRLESPEGPIVPNDYLVRLHPEDFVQFADFADSLSLQLEEWLLDIADEREYGFVDQVRVRILGDPSVPRRQVQVEAKIATLPADEFAARQLWQRTEVYRVLQDTGNVPRAFLRVVEGPLAGQTFLIRKRVTTVGRAPENDIQLEVLDVSRRHARIEFDAGMFQIIDLGSTNGTLLNGVPVDRSFLRHGDRLTLGTVVLEFSLPGA, from the coding sequence ATGCTGAGCAAGTTGCAGCAATTCGAGGACTTCGTCGAGCGGCTGATGGAAGGTACCGTCGGCCGGATCTTCCGGACCACCATCCAGCCGGCCGAGATCGCGCGCTGGTTGGAACGAGCGATGGAGAGCCAGCGGCTGGAGAGTCCTGAGGGACCGATCGTTCCCAACGACTATCTCGTCCGGTTGCATCCGGAGGATTTCGTGCAATTCGCCGACTTTGCCGATTCGTTGTCGCTCCAGCTCGAGGAGTGGTTGCTGGATATCGCTGACGAGCGCGAGTACGGATTCGTCGATCAGGTGCGGGTGCGGATCCTCGGCGATCCCTCTGTTCCTCGTCGGCAGGTTCAGGTAGAGGCGAAAATCGCCACGCTCCCGGCGGACGAGTTCGCTGCTCGACAGCTGTGGCAGCGAACCGAGGTCTATCGCGTTTTGCAGGATACCGGGAATGTTCCGCGTGCGTTCTTGCGTGTCGTCGAAGGGCCTTTAGCTGGCCAGACCTTTTTGATCCGCAAGCGTGTCACCACGGTCGGACGCGCCCCGGAGAACGACATCCAGCTCGAGGTACTCGACGTCTCGCGCCGTCATGCCCGGATCGAATTCGATGCAGGGATGTTCCAGATCATCGATCTCGGCTCGACGAATGGCACGCTGCTGAACGGAGTGCCGGTCGACCGTTCCTTCCTTCGTCACGGTGACCGGCTGACGCTCGGGACGGTCGTTCTCGAGTTCTCGTTGCCGGGAGCGTGA
- a CDS encoding 6-phosphofructokinase yields the protein MAERSLRRIGVLTGGGDAPGLNAALRAVVKTAILRYGWTVIGFEDGYEGAILGRARQLGLDDVRGLLVRGGTILGASNRANPFFFAHPEQGDTEPRDHSRTLLATLERIGIDALIVIGGEGSLSIAHRLNEMGLRVIGIPKTIDNDVRGTLQTIGFDTAVTTATEAIDRLHTTAESHHRVMLVELMGRDAGWIALSAGVAGGADVILIPEIPFVLDRVVEVIRGRRQRRRSFTIVAVAEGARPLDGEAVFERTGPLPYQRKYGGISLVLQKQLSRILPTEVRAVVLGHLQRGGTPTPTDRALATALGSAAVDALADDDDGVMVAIRAHPAGQATWGIVRVPLAEVARGPRLVPLDHPLVRAARGIGISFAQQDEE from the coding sequence ATGGCAGAGAGATCGCTCCGCCGGATCGGCGTTCTCACCGGCGGGGGCGATGCCCCGGGACTCAATGCCGCCTTGCGGGCCGTCGTTAAGACAGCCATCTTGCGCTACGGTTGGACAGTGATCGGCTTTGAGGACGGGTACGAGGGCGCGATCCTCGGCCGCGCTCGGCAACTCGGGCTCGACGATGTCCGCGGTTTGCTCGTACGAGGTGGAACCATCCTCGGCGCTTCCAACCGTGCCAACCCGTTCTTCTTCGCGCATCCTGAACAAGGCGACACCGAGCCGCGTGATCATAGTCGGACCCTGCTCGCCACGCTCGAGCGCATCGGCATCGACGCCTTGATCGTCATCGGCGGCGAAGGGAGCCTGTCCATCGCGCATCGCCTCAACGAGATGGGACTTCGTGTCATCGGCATCCCCAAAACGATCGACAATGACGTCCGGGGCACGCTCCAGACGATCGGCTTCGATACCGCTGTCACCACCGCCACCGAGGCGATCGATCGCCTGCATACGACCGCCGAAAGTCACCATCGGGTCATGCTGGTGGAACTCATGGGCCGGGACGCCGGGTGGATCGCGCTGTCCGCTGGAGTCGCTGGTGGAGCAGATGTGATCCTGATCCCGGAAATCCCGTTCGTCCTCGACCGCGTCGTCGAGGTGATACGAGGACGACGGCAACGCAGGCGTTCCTTCACCATCGTCGCCGTCGCGGAAGGTGCTCGGCCACTCGATGGCGAAGCAGTCTTCGAGCGCACTGGCCCGCTCCCCTATCAGCGAAAGTACGGTGGCATTTCGCTCGTTCTCCAAAAACAGTTGAGTCGCATCCTCCCGACCGAAGTTCGCGCAGTCGTCCTCGGTCATCTCCAGCGCGGAGGTACGCCGACACCGACCGACCGTGCGTTGGCGACTGCACTCGGCTCGGCTGCAGTTGACGCACTCGCCGACGATGACGATGGCGTCATGGTCGCCATCCGCGCGCACCCTGCCGGGCAAGCGACCTGGGGCATCGTACGGGTTCCATTGGCCGAGGTCGCACGCGGCCCACGGCTGGTCCCTCTCGATCATCCCCTCGTTCGCGCAGCGCGTGGAATCGGAATCAGTTTCGCGCAACAGGACGAGGAGTGA
- the proS gene encoding proline--tRNA ligase has product MTTDRKYVEELIEQEDDFDRWYVEVIQKAELADESPVRGTRVIRPYGFALWENMQAELDRRIKATGVQNAYFPLFIPKSFLEREAEHIKGFAPEVAWVTRGGDKELEEWLAVRPTSESIICPMFARWVQSYRDLPILINQWCSVVRWEERPRAFLRTLEFLWQEGHTVHATLEEAEERARLMLEVYRDFVESELAIPVIPGQKTESEKFAGALRTYTIEAMMGGKHWALQSATSHNLGDHFGKVFDITFLDREGKRRYVFNTSWGLSHRTIGAMVMVHGDDRGLKLPPRVAPIQVVIVPIWRKDEERRQVEETVDRVRAMLRRAVRVHADLRDDKTPGWKFNDWDLKGVPIRLEIGPRDVASDQVTLVRRDVLGQRQAVPIANLVGAVQSELESIQVSLFRAARAMLERYTEDVRDYEVLKERVATNAGFNRAFWCGDPACEARVKAETKATVRCIPFEQPAELEPCLVCGAPGKYQVIWARAY; this is encoded by the coding sequence ATGACGACGGATCGCAAGTACGTCGAAGAGCTGATCGAGCAGGAAGACGATTTCGACCGCTGGTACGTCGAGGTGATTCAGAAGGCAGAACTGGCCGACGAATCGCCTGTCCGCGGTACCAGGGTGATTCGTCCCTATGGGTTTGCGCTTTGGGAAAACATGCAAGCCGAACTCGATCGCCGTATCAAGGCGACGGGAGTCCAGAACGCTTATTTCCCCTTGTTCATTCCCAAGAGTTTTCTGGAGCGGGAGGCCGAACATATCAAGGGGTTCGCGCCCGAAGTCGCCTGGGTAACCCGTGGCGGAGACAAGGAACTCGAGGAGTGGCTCGCGGTTCGCCCGACCTCGGAGTCGATCATCTGCCCGATGTTCGCTCGCTGGGTCCAGTCGTATCGTGACCTGCCGATCCTCATCAACCAGTGGTGCAGCGTAGTGCGCTGGGAAGAGCGACCGCGTGCCTTTTTGCGCACGCTGGAGTTCCTGTGGCAGGAGGGGCATACGGTTCATGCCACGCTCGAGGAGGCAGAAGAACGTGCTCGCTTGATGCTCGAGGTATACCGCGACTTCGTCGAGTCGGAGTTGGCTATCCCGGTGATCCCGGGTCAGAAGACGGAGTCGGAGAAGTTCGCTGGAGCTCTCCGCACGTACACCATCGAAGCGATGATGGGTGGGAAGCACTGGGCGCTGCAGTCCGCGACCTCGCACAATCTCGGCGATCATTTCGGGAAAGTGTTCGACATTACCTTCTTGGATCGCGAAGGCAAACGGCGCTATGTGTTCAATACCAGTTGGGGACTCTCGCATCGGACGATCGGTGCCATGGTCATGGTACACGGGGACGATCGTGGGCTGAAGCTCCCGCCGCGCGTGGCGCCGATTCAAGTTGTGATCGTTCCCATCTGGCGCAAGGACGAGGAGCGGCGGCAGGTCGAGGAGACGGTCGACCGCGTACGGGCCATGCTGCGTCGCGCCGTGCGGGTCCATGCGGACTTGCGGGACGACAAGACGCCTGGCTGGAAGTTCAACGATTGGGATCTCAAGGGTGTTCCCATCCGATTGGAGATCGGTCCGCGCGATGTGGCGAGCGACCAAGTGACGCTCGTGCGCCGCGATGTGCTCGGGCAGCGACAGGCGGTGCCCATCGCCAACCTCGTGGGTGCGGTCCAGAGCGAACTGGAGTCGATCCAGGTAAGTTTGTTCCGTGCGGCGCGCGCCATGCTGGAACGCTATACGGAAGACGTCCGTGATTACGAGGTGCTCAAGGAGCGGGTGGCGACGAACGCTGGCTTCAACCGAGCATTCTGGTGCGGGGATCCGGCGTGCGAAGCCCGTGTGAAGGCCGAGACGAAGGCAACGGTCCGGTGCATTCCGTTCGAGCAACCGGCTGAACTGGAGCCCTGCCTGGTGTGCGGCGCACCGGGGAAGTATCAAGTCATTTGGGCGCGCGCGTACTGA
- a CDS encoding molybdopterin biosynthesis protein produces the protein MRRTWYLAGREPLPTGAVLRRDLILHSDGRRQFRRGTPLEELLSQASVPEGLRIPIAVPDAGEIEQHEASLRIARAVAGIGTRFDAPHQGQVTIRAGQFGLVRVDEQGLQRLVRTGAALVATVLDGRVAEEGEVIAIAKAPSLFVRVDRLERALAVLAGRSVVHVAPFRRRRVALLAGARVRPAALEVAGRALGQKLARFGARLEEIERLDADDTSVIAQRIAHWVAGGIELVLTAGSIMLDPDDPFLRAVRRLRAERTVHGAPVDPGTMFWVAYRDTVPIFGLASCEMYGRTSVFDLIVPFALADERIDRPLMARLAHGGLLVDTQVARVPPRWRQELETESE, from the coding sequence GTGCGCCGGACCTGGTACCTCGCGGGCCGAGAGCCGCTTCCGACCGGTGCGGTCTTGCGGCGGGATCTGATCCTGCACAGCGATGGTCGGCGGCAATTTCGCCGTGGAACTCCTTTGGAGGAACTGCTGAGCCAAGCGAGCGTTCCCGAGGGACTGCGTATTCCGATCGCGGTTCCGGATGCCGGCGAGATCGAGCAGCATGAGGCATCGCTGCGCATCGCCCGAGCGGTAGCCGGGATCGGAACACGCTTCGATGCGCCGCACCAGGGACAAGTGACGATCCGGGCCGGACAATTCGGGCTCGTCCGTGTCGACGAGCAGGGCTTGCAGCGGTTGGTGCGGACCGGTGCTGCGCTCGTGGCCACAGTCCTTGATGGTCGGGTCGCCGAGGAAGGCGAAGTGATCGCCATTGCCAAAGCGCCGTCGCTGTTCGTGCGCGTCGACCGCCTGGAGCGCGCACTGGCGGTGCTTGCCGGACGATCGGTCGTTCACGTCGCGCCGTTTCGACGTCGACGAGTGGCACTGCTGGCTGGGGCGCGGGTGCGGCCGGCGGCGCTCGAGGTGGCTGGCCGAGCCCTCGGGCAGAAGCTGGCTCGTTTTGGCGCTCGCTTGGAGGAGATCGAGCGACTGGATGCGGATGACACCAGTGTGATCGCTCAGCGCATCGCGCACTGGGTAGCGGGCGGCATCGAACTTGTCTTGACGGCGGGGTCCATCATGTTGGACCCTGACGATCCGTTCTTGCGGGCAGTGCGCCGTCTCCGGGCGGAGCGGACAGTCCACGGTGCACCGGTCGATCCTGGAACGATGTTTTGGGTGGCATACCGCGATACGGTGCCCATCTTCGGCTTGGCCAGTTGTGAGATGTATGGACGGACATCGGTCTTCGATTTGATCGTTCCCTTCGCACTGGCTGACGAGCGGATCGACCGGCCACTCATGGCACGCCTGGCGCATGGTGGTCTTTTGGTCGATACCCAGGTAGCTCGGGTACCGCCGCGCTGGCGCCAGGAGTTGGAAACCGAGAGCGAGTGA